The proteins below come from a single Eucalyptus grandis isolate ANBG69807.140 chromosome 3, ASM1654582v1, whole genome shotgun sequence genomic window:
- the LOC104439154 gene encoding 18.1 kDa class I heat shock protein-like, producing the protein MEWHDHEAGAFFYSDPFSPDELVESQKTATDYVIRLQLPQLRKDELKVEIIDGESLCISCDRSEVANKKIQMALPKNVRASDSTAAMSGDALTVTAPKQRWFQLRTRKRSSRMSVTISS; encoded by the coding sequence ATGGAATGGCATGACCATGAAGCGGGCGCTTTCTTTTACAGCGATCCATTCTCTCCTGATGAGTTGGTCGAGAGCCAAAAGACTGCGACCGACTATGTCATTCGCCTACAGCTTCCACAACTGAGGAAGGACGAATTGAAGGTTGAGATCATTGATGGCGAGTCACTTTGTATCTCATGCGACAGGAGCGAAGTGGCAAACAAAAAGATCCAGATGGCCCTTCCTAAGAATGTTAGGGCGAGCGACTCCACTGCTGCCATGAGCGGAGATGCGCTCACTGTCACAGCGCCCAAGCAACGATGGTTCCAACTCCGGACCAGAAAGCGTAGCAGCAGGATGTCTGTCACGATCTCCAGTTGA